A window from Drosophila kikkawai strain 14028-0561.14 chromosome 2L, DkikHiC1v2, whole genome shotgun sequence encodes these proteins:
- the bun gene encoding protein bunched, class 2/F/G isoform isoform X5, with protein MAENQSAASEDSGHQQQQQQQHQQPPLASTSSSVNAASAAASTLVNQSPTNSQASSPENSQEALPLVRRQQSPAATVAVVATGSNTPQQQQQQRSSLSNMFDRTVNAKFKTSAANAGPGQNPGRRNSMLTPAKGASVGGTGGNIRKLTKVNSLTRDYAMCYGPNIYQNSNNAGSNASTLQRTTSESLRLNSLKSVTRASSNTSLPTPTAMSTSTSLAPKSSSSSGSDSNATPQQQQQQPASGNSRSRGSSGDKASSPNNNGARAVGGAAAVAGPAVGIGTASHHHQPHHHHHHHHHHQHHHHQQQHPHQTSLSQGHASLTVAGITSGASGSGSSGGSGAGTTTRKPKTTSSFEITSVTVGHPKLNAAGDTGDESADDLDESHTDDNSRITDLENETPSMSEDTFSKEEVYYANNALSTNAPVIPTSSQYGLVVVDPIGPSLGQTIQNVQVNVSDNIINVVSAAVTPGGTKKKDDIKETQHRSERFKVVKIESTEPFKRGRWMCMDYLDHSSVGSGNNNEKTGSSSEATTDGVGGSDAPPQKTTQSMILPPTQKLNENHLEANSTDANWNYAEQQSQQQQSSQQQHQQHSQQQQQSSHQQQQPQMSATPSGVMTAPATVVHGMHQLHMEAQQQQQQQLFDSVNANASSPNPQSVDTGNMGYALTAAMQLQQTLQQLKQREEAMESGYQNGGDVAAPNNNNSGGGGGGGPPATATTESQLSTSYVEQQQPLSPVPQTPQITPTFAAVAAGQAAPNFQLEQQQQPQATSQIDGILPQSFPQQQHQQQQTPQQSTPQQQAPPVAAAVTAASAGATAAAAPATQQQTSNTSNAAVTTGQGQTLPLLSHMTSYEQQPSVAGAGASAPGTGTAASTAAVAPPAIPTLHLQSAPATIADPQQLMVPQQQQDEHQQQQQQQIPPTNIASASANNSNLNLTNPNVVANAEPTKNALTLTDEQVNAATTATGAAAKAAPGATSTTSAMQLQQLQQQPNAESETERYVNDHHCVFGQEYVNIYL; from the coding sequence ATGGCCGAGAATCAAAGTGCGGCCAGCGAAGATTCGGGtcaccaacagcaacagcagcagcagcatcagcagcctCCACTAGCCAGCACCTCCTCATCAGTCAACGCAGCCAGCGCAGCAGCATCGACTTTAGTTAATCAGTCGCCCACTAACTCGCAGGCATCTTCGCCGGAAAACTCACAGGAAGCCCTGCCCCTTGTGCGCCGCCAGCAATCACCAGCAGCGACTGTTGCAGTAGTCGCCACCGGTAGCAATaccccgcagcagcagcaacagcagcgcaGCAGCCTCAGCAACATGTTTGATCGCACGGTTAATGCCAAGTTCAAGACATCGGCTGCCAATGCTGGACCTGGACAAAATCCTGGGCGCAGGAACTCCATGCTGACACCCGCCAAAGGAGCCAGTGTAGGCGGCACTGGCGGCAACATACGCAAGCTGACCAAGGTGAATTCGCTGACCAGAGACTATGCCATGTGCTATGGCCCCAACATTTACCAGAACAGCAACAACGCCGGCAGCAACGCATCAACCCTTCAGCGTACCACTAGCGAAAGTTTAAGGTTAAACTCACTTAAGAGTGTAACCCGGGCCAGCAGCAACACTAGCCTGCCCACGCCTACGGCCATGTCCACCTCCACATCGCTGGCACCCaagtccagcagcagcagtggcagtgaCAGCAATGCAaccccacagcagcagcagcagcagccggctAGCGGCAACAGCCGCAGCCGTGGGAGCAGTGGTGACAAGGCCAGTTCACCCAACAACAATGGGGCACGCGCTGTgggcggagcagcagcagtagcaggtCCAGCAGTAGGCATAGGAACTGCCAGCCATCACCATCAGCCACATcaccaccatcatcaccatcatcatcaccagcatcaccaccaccaacagcagcatccGCACCAGACTAGCCTCAGCCAGGGACACGCCTCGTTGACCGTCGCCGGCATAACTAGTGGGGCCTCTGGTTCCGGATCTAGCGGCGGCTCTGGTGCCGGCACCACCACACGCAAACCAAAGACGACTTCCTCATTCGAGATCACCTCGGTGACCGTAGGTCATCCGAAGCTAAATGCTGCCGGCGATACGGGAGACGAGTCGGCCGATGATCTGGACGAATCTCACACGGATGATAACAGTCGGATAACGGATCTGGAGAACGAGACGCCCTCAATGTCGGAGGACACGTTCTCCAAGGAGGAGGTCTACTATGCCAACAATGCACTCAGCACGAATGCCCCGGTGATCCCGACCAGTTCCCAGTACGGTCTGGTGGTTGTGGATCCCATTGGTCCCTCGCTTGGCCAGACCATTCAAAATGTGCAGGTGAACGTGTCGGATAATATCATCAATGTGGTGAGTGCCGCCGTTACTCCCGGTGGCACCAAGAAGAAGGACGACATCAAGGAGACGCAGCATCGCAGCGAGCGGTTTAAGGTGGTCAAGATCGAGTCCACGGAGCCGTTTAAGCGGGGTCGCTGGATGTGCATGGATTACCTGGACCACTCCAGCGTGGGCAGTGGTAATAACAACGAAAAGACTGGTTCTTCTTCCGAGGCCACAACGGATGGCGTTGGTGGGTCAGATGCCCCGCCACAAAAGACCACCCAGAGCATGATCCTGCCGCCAACCCAGAAACTCAACGAGAATCACCTGGAGGCCAACTCGACCGATGCCAATTGGAACTATGCGGaacagcagtcgcagcagcagcaatcgtcgcagcagcagcaccagcaacactcgcaacagcagcagcaatcctcgcaccagcagcaacagccacagATGAGTGCCACGCCCAGTGGGGTGATGACAGCGCCGGCCACAGTGGTGCATGGGATGCACCAGCTGCACATGGaggcccagcagcaacagcagcagcagctctttgACAGCGTTAATGCCAATGCTAGCTCCCCCAATCCCCAGTCCGTGGACACCGGCAACATGGGCTATGCTCTCACGGCGGCcatgcagctgcagcagacGTTGCAGCAGTTGAAGCAGCGCGAGGAGGCCATGGAATCGGGCTATCAGAATGGCGGCGATGTTGCTgcgcccaacaacaacaacagcggaggaggaggaggtggtggaccaccagcaacagcaacaacagaatCGCAGCTAAGCACCAGCTatgtggagcagcagcaaccactaTCGCCGGTCCCACAGACACCTCAGATCACGCCGACATTCGCAGCTGTGGCTGCCGGGCAAGCAGCCCCCAACTTCcaactggagcagcagcagcagcctcaagCCACATCCCAGATAGATGGTATACTTCCACAGTCATTtccccaacaacaacaccagcaacagcagaccCCACAGCAATCGACACCACAGCAACAAGCCCCaccagtagcagcagcagtaacGGCAGCTTCAGCaggagcaactgcagcagcagcccctgCAACTCAGCAACAGACTTCAAACACTTCCAATGCAGCGGTGACCACTGGCCAGGGTCAGACATTGCCGCTGTTATCACACATGACCAGCTACGAGCAGCAGCCATCAgtagccggagcaggagcaagTGCACCAGGAACAGGCACAGCAGCATCAACGGCTGCTGTTGCCCCACCAGCGATTCCCACGCTGCATTTGCAAAGTGCTCCTGCCACAATTGCCGATCCCCAGCAGTTGATGgtgccgcagcagcaacaggatgaacatcagcagcagcaacaacaacagattCCGCCAACAAATATCGCGAGTGCTAGTGCCAATAATAGTAATCTAAACCTAACGAATCCGAATGTTGTGGCCAACGCAGAGCCAACGAAAAACGCGCTGACCTTGACCGATGAACAAGTGAACGccgcaacaacagcaacaggagcTGCAGCAAAAGCCGCACCAGGAGCCACATCGACAACATCAGCAATGCAGCTACAACAGCTACAACAGCAACCAAATGCAGAATCCGAGACTGAAAG
- the bun gene encoding protein bunched, class 2/F/G isoform isoform X4 has translation MAENQSAASEDSGHQQQQQQQHQQPPLASTSSSVNAASAAASTLVNQSPTNSQASSPENSQEALPLVRRQQSPAATVAVVATGSNTPQQQQQQRSSLSNMFDRTVNAKFKTSAANAGPGQNPGRRNSMLTPAKGASVGGTGGNIRKLTKVNSLTRDYAMCYGPNIYQNSNNAGSNASTLQRTTSESLRLNSLKSVTRASSNTSLPTPTAMSTSTSLAPKSSSSSGSDSNATPQQQQQQPASGNSRSRGSSGDKASSPNNNGARAVGGAAAVAGPAVGIGTASHHHQPHHHHHHHHHHQHHHHQQQHPHQTSLSQGHASLTVAGITSGASGSGSSGGSGAGTTTRKPKTTSSFEITSVTVGHPKLNAAGDTGDESADDLDESHTDDNSRITDLENETPSMSEDTFSKEEVYYANNALSTNAPVIPTSSQYGLVVVDPIGPSLGQTIQNVQVNVSDNIINVVSAAVTPGGTKKKDDIKETQHRSERFKVVKIESTEPFKRGRWMCMDYLDHSSVGSGNNNEKTGSSSEATTDGVGGSDAPPQKTTQSMILPPTQKLNENHLEANSTDANWNYAEQQSQQQQSSQQQHQQHSQQQQQSSHQQQQPQMSATPSGVMTAPATVVHGMHQLHMEAQQQQQQQLFDSVNANASSPNPQSVDTGNMGYALTAAMQLQQTLQQLKQREEAMESGYQNGGDVAAPNNNNSGGGGGGGPPATATTESQLSTSYVEQQQPLSPVPQTPQITPTFAAVAAGQAAPNFQLEQQQQPQATSQIDGILPQSFPQQQHQQQQTPQQSTPQQQAPPVAAAVTAASAGATAAAAPATQQQTSNTSNAAVTTGQGQTLPLLSHMTSYEQQPSVAGAGASAPGTGTAASTAAVAPPAIPTLHLQSAPATIADPQQLMVPQQQQDEHQQQQQQQIPPTNIASASANNSNLNLTNPNVVANAEPTKNALTLTDEQVNAATTATGAAAKAAPGATSTTSAMQLQQLQQQPNAESETESASGTSAVAIDNKIEQAMVSKTKAKQNISN, from the coding sequence ATGGCCGAGAATCAAAGTGCGGCCAGCGAAGATTCGGGtcaccaacagcaacagcagcagcagcatcagcagcctCCACTAGCCAGCACCTCCTCATCAGTCAACGCAGCCAGCGCAGCAGCATCGACTTTAGTTAATCAGTCGCCCACTAACTCGCAGGCATCTTCGCCGGAAAACTCACAGGAAGCCCTGCCCCTTGTGCGCCGCCAGCAATCACCAGCAGCGACTGTTGCAGTAGTCGCCACCGGTAGCAATaccccgcagcagcagcaacagcagcgcaGCAGCCTCAGCAACATGTTTGATCGCACGGTTAATGCCAAGTTCAAGACATCGGCTGCCAATGCTGGACCTGGACAAAATCCTGGGCGCAGGAACTCCATGCTGACACCCGCCAAAGGAGCCAGTGTAGGCGGCACTGGCGGCAACATACGCAAGCTGACCAAGGTGAATTCGCTGACCAGAGACTATGCCATGTGCTATGGCCCCAACATTTACCAGAACAGCAACAACGCCGGCAGCAACGCATCAACCCTTCAGCGTACCACTAGCGAAAGTTTAAGGTTAAACTCACTTAAGAGTGTAACCCGGGCCAGCAGCAACACTAGCCTGCCCACGCCTACGGCCATGTCCACCTCCACATCGCTGGCACCCaagtccagcagcagcagtggcagtgaCAGCAATGCAaccccacagcagcagcagcagcagccggctAGCGGCAACAGCCGCAGCCGTGGGAGCAGTGGTGACAAGGCCAGTTCACCCAACAACAATGGGGCACGCGCTGTgggcggagcagcagcagtagcaggtCCAGCAGTAGGCATAGGAACTGCCAGCCATCACCATCAGCCACATcaccaccatcatcaccatcatcatcaccagcatcaccaccaccaacagcagcatccGCACCAGACTAGCCTCAGCCAGGGACACGCCTCGTTGACCGTCGCCGGCATAACTAGTGGGGCCTCTGGTTCCGGATCTAGCGGCGGCTCTGGTGCCGGCACCACCACACGCAAACCAAAGACGACTTCCTCATTCGAGATCACCTCGGTGACCGTAGGTCATCCGAAGCTAAATGCTGCCGGCGATACGGGAGACGAGTCGGCCGATGATCTGGACGAATCTCACACGGATGATAACAGTCGGATAACGGATCTGGAGAACGAGACGCCCTCAATGTCGGAGGACACGTTCTCCAAGGAGGAGGTCTACTATGCCAACAATGCACTCAGCACGAATGCCCCGGTGATCCCGACCAGTTCCCAGTACGGTCTGGTGGTTGTGGATCCCATTGGTCCCTCGCTTGGCCAGACCATTCAAAATGTGCAGGTGAACGTGTCGGATAATATCATCAATGTGGTGAGTGCCGCCGTTACTCCCGGTGGCACCAAGAAGAAGGACGACATCAAGGAGACGCAGCATCGCAGCGAGCGGTTTAAGGTGGTCAAGATCGAGTCCACGGAGCCGTTTAAGCGGGGTCGCTGGATGTGCATGGATTACCTGGACCACTCCAGCGTGGGCAGTGGTAATAACAACGAAAAGACTGGTTCTTCTTCCGAGGCCACAACGGATGGCGTTGGTGGGTCAGATGCCCCGCCACAAAAGACCACCCAGAGCATGATCCTGCCGCCAACCCAGAAACTCAACGAGAATCACCTGGAGGCCAACTCGACCGATGCCAATTGGAACTATGCGGaacagcagtcgcagcagcagcaatcgtcgcagcagcagcaccagcaacactcgcaacagcagcagcaatcctcgcaccagcagcaacagccacagATGAGTGCCACGCCCAGTGGGGTGATGACAGCGCCGGCCACAGTGGTGCATGGGATGCACCAGCTGCACATGGaggcccagcagcaacagcagcagcagctctttgACAGCGTTAATGCCAATGCTAGCTCCCCCAATCCCCAGTCCGTGGACACCGGCAACATGGGCTATGCTCTCACGGCGGCcatgcagctgcagcagacGTTGCAGCAGTTGAAGCAGCGCGAGGAGGCCATGGAATCGGGCTATCAGAATGGCGGCGATGTTGCTgcgcccaacaacaacaacagcggaggaggaggaggtggtggaccaccagcaacagcaacaacagaatCGCAGCTAAGCACCAGCTatgtggagcagcagcaaccactaTCGCCGGTCCCACAGACACCTCAGATCACGCCGACATTCGCAGCTGTGGCTGCCGGGCAAGCAGCCCCCAACTTCcaactggagcagcagcagcagcctcaagCCACATCCCAGATAGATGGTATACTTCCACAGTCATTtccccaacaacaacaccagcaacagcagaccCCACAGCAATCGACACCACAGCAACAAGCCCCaccagtagcagcagcagtaacGGCAGCTTCAGCaggagcaactgcagcagcagcccctgCAACTCAGCAACAGACTTCAAACACTTCCAATGCAGCGGTGACCACTGGCCAGGGTCAGACATTGCCGCTGTTATCACACATGACCAGCTACGAGCAGCAGCCATCAgtagccggagcaggagcaagTGCACCAGGAACAGGCACAGCAGCATCAACGGCTGCTGTTGCCCCACCAGCGATTCCCACGCTGCATTTGCAAAGTGCTCCTGCCACAATTGCCGATCCCCAGCAGTTGATGgtgccgcagcagcaacaggatgaacatcagcagcagcaacaacaacagattCCGCCAACAAATATCGCGAGTGCTAGTGCCAATAATAGTAATCTAAACCTAACGAATCCGAATGTTGTGGCCAACGCAGAGCCAACGAAAAACGCGCTGACCTTGACCGATGAACAAGTGAACGccgcaacaacagcaacaggagcTGCAGCAAAAGCCGCACCAGGAGCCACATCGACAACATCAGCAATGCAGCTACAACAGCTACAACAGCAACCAAATGCAGAATCCGAGACTGAAAG
- the bun gene encoding protein bunched, class 2/F/G isoform isoform X6 has product MAENQSAASEDSGHQQQQQQQHQQPPLASTSSSVNAASAAASTLVNQSPTNSQASSPENSQEALPLVRRQQSPAATVAVVATGSNTPQQQQQQRSSLSNMFDRTVNAKFKTSAANAGPGQNPGRRNSMLTPAKGASVGGTGGNIRKLTKVNSLTRDYAMCYGPNIYQNSNNAGSNASTLQRTTSESLRLNSLKSVTRASSNTSLPTPTAMSTSTSLAPKSSSSSGSDSNATPQQQQQQPASGNSRSRGSSGDKASSPNNNGARAVGGAAAVAGPAVGIGTASHHHQPHHHHHHHHHHQHHHHQQQHPHQTSLSQGHASLTVAGITSGASGSGSSGGSGAGTTTRKPKTTSSFEITSVTVGHPKLNAAGDTGDESADDLDESHTDDNSRITDLENETPSMSEDTFSKEEVYYANNALSTNAPVIPTSSQYGLVVVDPIGPSLGQTIQNVQVNVSDNIINVVSAAVTPGGTKKKDDIKETQHRSERFKVVKIESTEPFKRGRWMCMDYLDHSSVGSGNNNEKTGSSSEATTDGVGGSDAPPQKTTQSMILPPTQKLNENHLEANSTDANWNYAEQQSQQQQSSQQQHQQHSQQQQQSSHQQQQPQMSATPSGVMTAPATVVHGMHQLHMEAQQQQQQQLFDSVNANASSPNPQSVDTGNMGYALTAAMQLQQTLQQLKQREEAMESGYQNGGDVAAPNNNNSGGGGGGGPPATATTESQLSTSYVEQQQPLSPVPQTPQITPTFAAVAAGQAAPNFQLEQQQQPQATSQIDGILPQSFPQQQHQQQQTPQQSTPQQQAPPVAAAVTAASAGATAAAAPATQQQTSNTSNAAVTTGQGQTLPLLSHMTSYEQQPSVAGAGASAPGTGTAASTAAVAPPAIPTLHLQSAPATIADPQQLMVPQQQQDEHQQQQQQQIPPTNIASASANNSNLNLTNPNVVANAEPTKNALTLTDEQVNAATTATGAAAKAAPGATSTTSAMQLQQLQQQPNAESETER; this is encoded by the coding sequence ATGGCCGAGAATCAAAGTGCGGCCAGCGAAGATTCGGGtcaccaacagcaacagcagcagcagcatcagcagcctCCACTAGCCAGCACCTCCTCATCAGTCAACGCAGCCAGCGCAGCAGCATCGACTTTAGTTAATCAGTCGCCCACTAACTCGCAGGCATCTTCGCCGGAAAACTCACAGGAAGCCCTGCCCCTTGTGCGCCGCCAGCAATCACCAGCAGCGACTGTTGCAGTAGTCGCCACCGGTAGCAATaccccgcagcagcagcaacagcagcgcaGCAGCCTCAGCAACATGTTTGATCGCACGGTTAATGCCAAGTTCAAGACATCGGCTGCCAATGCTGGACCTGGACAAAATCCTGGGCGCAGGAACTCCATGCTGACACCCGCCAAAGGAGCCAGTGTAGGCGGCACTGGCGGCAACATACGCAAGCTGACCAAGGTGAATTCGCTGACCAGAGACTATGCCATGTGCTATGGCCCCAACATTTACCAGAACAGCAACAACGCCGGCAGCAACGCATCAACCCTTCAGCGTACCACTAGCGAAAGTTTAAGGTTAAACTCACTTAAGAGTGTAACCCGGGCCAGCAGCAACACTAGCCTGCCCACGCCTACGGCCATGTCCACCTCCACATCGCTGGCACCCaagtccagcagcagcagtggcagtgaCAGCAATGCAaccccacagcagcagcagcagcagccggctAGCGGCAACAGCCGCAGCCGTGGGAGCAGTGGTGACAAGGCCAGTTCACCCAACAACAATGGGGCACGCGCTGTgggcggagcagcagcagtagcaggtCCAGCAGTAGGCATAGGAACTGCCAGCCATCACCATCAGCCACATcaccaccatcatcaccatcatcatcaccagcatcaccaccaccaacagcagcatccGCACCAGACTAGCCTCAGCCAGGGACACGCCTCGTTGACCGTCGCCGGCATAACTAGTGGGGCCTCTGGTTCCGGATCTAGCGGCGGCTCTGGTGCCGGCACCACCACACGCAAACCAAAGACGACTTCCTCATTCGAGATCACCTCGGTGACCGTAGGTCATCCGAAGCTAAATGCTGCCGGCGATACGGGAGACGAGTCGGCCGATGATCTGGACGAATCTCACACGGATGATAACAGTCGGATAACGGATCTGGAGAACGAGACGCCCTCAATGTCGGAGGACACGTTCTCCAAGGAGGAGGTCTACTATGCCAACAATGCACTCAGCACGAATGCCCCGGTGATCCCGACCAGTTCCCAGTACGGTCTGGTGGTTGTGGATCCCATTGGTCCCTCGCTTGGCCAGACCATTCAAAATGTGCAGGTGAACGTGTCGGATAATATCATCAATGTGGTGAGTGCCGCCGTTACTCCCGGTGGCACCAAGAAGAAGGACGACATCAAGGAGACGCAGCATCGCAGCGAGCGGTTTAAGGTGGTCAAGATCGAGTCCACGGAGCCGTTTAAGCGGGGTCGCTGGATGTGCATGGATTACCTGGACCACTCCAGCGTGGGCAGTGGTAATAACAACGAAAAGACTGGTTCTTCTTCCGAGGCCACAACGGATGGCGTTGGTGGGTCAGATGCCCCGCCACAAAAGACCACCCAGAGCATGATCCTGCCGCCAACCCAGAAACTCAACGAGAATCACCTGGAGGCCAACTCGACCGATGCCAATTGGAACTATGCGGaacagcagtcgcagcagcagcaatcgtcgcagcagcagcaccagcaacactcgcaacagcagcagcaatcctcgcaccagcagcaacagccacagATGAGTGCCACGCCCAGTGGGGTGATGACAGCGCCGGCCACAGTGGTGCATGGGATGCACCAGCTGCACATGGaggcccagcagcaacagcagcagcagctctttgACAGCGTTAATGCCAATGCTAGCTCCCCCAATCCCCAGTCCGTGGACACCGGCAACATGGGCTATGCTCTCACGGCGGCcatgcagctgcagcagacGTTGCAGCAGTTGAAGCAGCGCGAGGAGGCCATGGAATCGGGCTATCAGAATGGCGGCGATGTTGCTgcgcccaacaacaacaacagcggaggaggaggaggtggtggaccaccagcaacagcaacaacagaatCGCAGCTAAGCACCAGCTatgtggagcagcagcaaccactaTCGCCGGTCCCACAGACACCTCAGATCACGCCGACATTCGCAGCTGTGGCTGCCGGGCAAGCAGCCCCCAACTTCcaactggagcagcagcagcagcctcaagCCACATCCCAGATAGATGGTATACTTCCACAGTCATTtccccaacaacaacaccagcaacagcagaccCCACAGCAATCGACACCACAGCAACAAGCCCCaccagtagcagcagcagtaacGGCAGCTTCAGCaggagcaactgcagcagcagcccctgCAACTCAGCAACAGACTTCAAACACTTCCAATGCAGCGGTGACCACTGGCCAGGGTCAGACATTGCCGCTGTTATCACACATGACCAGCTACGAGCAGCAGCCATCAgtagccggagcaggagcaagTGCACCAGGAACAGGCACAGCAGCATCAACGGCTGCTGTTGCCCCACCAGCGATTCCCACGCTGCATTTGCAAAGTGCTCCTGCCACAATTGCCGATCCCCAGCAGTTGATGgtgccgcagcagcaacaggatgaacatcagcagcagcaacaacaacagattCCGCCAACAAATATCGCGAGTGCTAGTGCCAATAATAGTAATCTAAACCTAACGAATCCGAATGTTGTGGCCAACGCAGAGCCAACGAAAAACGCGCTGACCTTGACCGATGAACAAGTGAACGccgcaacaacagcaacaggagcTGCAGCAAAAGCCGCACCAGGAGCCACATCGACAACATCAGCAATGCAGCTACAACAGCTACAACAGCAACCAAATGCAGAATCCGAGACTGAAAG